From the Malus domestica chromosome 17, GDT2T_hap1 genome, one window contains:
- the LOC103404348 gene encoding uncharacterized protein: protein MSENALRDLNTIPGSERKNESSSKGGMTKPVVVNANENHEECPKKTTASVGSLSINGEEVANSVPEVGIAEVEYIESENLNDLEDVDTSLKTLLTGLESKDWVLVCEALNNVRRFSIFHKEAMLDMLGDVISLVVKSLKNPRSAVCKTAIMTSADIFNAYNDHVIDSLDPMLTQLLLKSSQDKRFVCEAAERALVAMTTWVSPTLLLPKLQPYLKNRNPRVRAKASTCFCRSVPRLGVEGIKAYGFDKLIQIAASQLSDQLPESREAARILLLELQTVYDKFDDPPPAAVCEHPETSSAAASELPETSSWENFCQSKLSPLSAQAVLRVTSVAREGLVMGS, encoded by the exons ATGTCAGAGAACGCTCTTAGAGATCTCAATACCATACCTGGATCTGAGAGGAAGAATGAAAGCTCTAGCAAAGGGGGCATGACTAAGCCCGTCGTTGTGAATGCTAATGAAAATCATGAAGAATGCCCGAAGAAAACCACAGCTTCAGTGGGTTCACTTTCTATAAATGGCGAGGAAGTTGCAAATTCCGTACCCGAGGTTGGAATTGCTGAAGTAGAATACATTGAGTCTGAGAATCTGAATGATCTAGAAGATGTTGATACGAGCCTCAAG ACACTACTAACTGGACTAGAGTCTAAAGATTGGGTTCTGGTGTGTGAAGCACTCAATAATGTTCGTCGGTTTTCTATATTTCATAAGGAAGCCATGCTTGATATGTT GGGAGATGTGATATCGCTTGTTGTAAAGTCACTGAAGAATCCAAGAAGTGCTGTTTGCAAAACTGCTATAATGACATCTGCAGATATTTTCAATGCCTACAATGATCACGTGATTGATTCTTTGGACCCTATG CTTACACAACTTCTTCTAAAGTCGTCACAAGACAAGCGATTTGTGTGTGAGGCAGCTGAGAGAGCTTTAGTAGCGATGACCACATGGGTTTCCCCTACATTGTTGTTACCAAAGTTGCAACCATATCTGAAGAACAGAAATCCTAGAGTTCGAGCGAAGGCATCAACGTGTTTTTGTCGAAGTGTTCCACGACTG GGTGTTGAAGGTATTAAAGCGTATGGGTTTGACAAATTAATTCAGATCGCTGCATCTCAGCTTAGTGACCAACTTCCTGAGTCAAGGGAGGCTGCTCGGATCCTCCTCCTGGAGCTGCAGACTGTTTACGATAAATTTGATGATCCCCCTCCAGCAGCAGTGTGCGAGCATCCAGAAACGAGCTCAGCAGCAGCGTCTGAGCTCCCAGAAACGAGCTCATGGGAGAACTTTTGTCAGTCAAAACTCTCGCCTCTCAGTGCACAAGCTGTTCTTCGGGTAACCAGTGTCGCTCGGGAAGGTCTTGTTATGGGATCTTGA
- the LOC103404575 gene encoding RING-H2 finger protein ATL39-like, which yields MSDKIGGVAAQIVAMAIFMSVILFFFGIGFLILVHVWIVGRAFRRGGLGGNALTAAAMAAGRTATSGTATTCMSKDDVEKLPSYDYEANYKSSPVDCVVCLDNFKMGEKCRLLPLCRHSFHAHCVDAWLLRTPICPICRAGAGTPAGLAGKGVPVADAGVELTELTESQTSGSGLLSDARVDLGERQAIESGHPSPE from the coding sequence ATGAGTGACAAAATTGGAGGTGTTGCAGCGCAGATTGTGGCAATGGCGATCTTCATGTCagtaatattgttttttttcggAATCGGCTTCTTGATCTTAGTCCATGTGTGGATCGTTGGGAGGGCTTTCAGAAGAGGAGGACTTGGCGGCAATGCCTTAACGGCAGCTGCCATGGCCGCCGGCAGAACTGCCACCAGTGGCACCGCCACAACGTGCATGTCGAAAGACGACGTAGAGAAACTTCCAAGCTATGATTACGAAGCTAATTACAAAAGTAGCCCTGTGGATTGTGTAGTGTGCTTGGACAACTTCAAGATGGGCGAGAAGTGCAGGCTGTTGCCTTTGTGCAGGCACAGCTTCCATGCCCATTGCGTTGATGCGTGGCTTTTGAGGACACCGATTTGTCCGATATGCCGGGCCGGAGCTGGCACTCCTGCTGGTTTGGCCGGGAAGGGAGTGCCGGTTGCCGATGCCGGCGTTGAATTAACGGAATTAACGGAGAGTCAAACAAGTGGAAGCGGGCTTTTGAGTGATGCTAGAGTTGACTTGGGGGAGAGGCAGGCAATAGAAAGTGGGCACCCGTCACCCGAGTGA